From Pseudomonas sp. G2-4:
CGTTGATGTACTGCACCTGCTCGCCGTTGATTTTCGCGTCACGCAAGGCATTGGCGATGCAACGGGCTGCCCCGGCGCCATCGGCGGGTGGCGACGTCATGTGGTACGCGTCGCCGCTGGTCCCAAAGCCGATCAGTTCGGCATAGATGGTCGCGCCGCGCGCCTTGGCGTGCTCCAGCTCCTCGAGCACCAGTGCACCGGCGCCGTCGGACAGCACGAAGCCGTCGCGCCCCTTGTCCCACGGCCGACTCGCGCGGGCCGGTTCGTCGTTGCGGGTCGACAGCGCACGAGAAGCACCGAAGCCACCCATACCCAGGCCGCAAGCCGCCATTTCGGCGCCCCCGGCAATCATCACGTCGGCTTCGTCGTACATGATATTACGCGCGGCCATGCCGATGCAGTGGGTACCGGTGGTGCACGCCGTGGCGATGGCGTAGTTAGGTCCCTGGGCACCCAAGTGGATGGACAGGAAACCGGAAATCATATTGATGATCGAGCCCGGCACGAAGAACGGAGAAATCCGTCGCGGCCCCGATTCGTGCAGCGTGCGGCTGGTTTCTTCGATATTGGTCAAACCGCCAATACCCGACCCCATGGCCACGCCGATGCGTTCACGGTTGGCGTCGGTGACTTCCAGACCGGCGTTACGCACCGCCTGGAAACCGGCTGCCAAGCCGTATTGAATGAACAGGTCAAGTTTGCGGGCTTCCTTGACCGACAGATATTCCTCGACATTGAAACCCTTTACCGAGCCGCCAAAACGGGTGGAATAGGCAGAAAGGTCGGTGTGTTCGATCAGACCAATGCCACTACGGCCAGCCAGAATGCCCTGCCAGCTGCTCGGCACATCCGTGCCCAGTGGCGACAACATACCCATACCGGTGACTACGACGCGTCTACGCGACACAGCACTCTCCTTTTTCTAATGACGACTTTGCATCAGGCCTAAAGAAAAAACCGCACGCCGTGATGGCAGTGCGGTTTTTCCATGACAGCTAGCGACGACTAAAAACGATTACGCCTGATGGTTGGTAACGTAGTCGATAGCAGCTTGTACAGTAGTGATCTTCTCAGCTTCTTCGTCAGGGATTTCGGTCTCGAATTCCTCTTCCAGAGCCATCACCAGCTCAACGGTGTCAAGGGAGTCGGCACCCAGGTCCTCAACGAAGGAAGCGGTGTTCACAACTTCTTCTTCTTTGACGCCCAGTTGCTCGGCAACGATTTTCTTGACGCGCTCTTCGATGGTGCTCATACCTTGTTTTCACTCCTAATGGACAAATCCAGGCAGCTGGCCGGTGGGTAAGTGTATAGAAGAACTTTTCGATTTTTCAACCGAAAGCTTCACTCCTCAAACCCCGCAGCCCGCCGTCTATAAATTGATTGCAGCTTTATAACGGATTTTAGACAGCTCGTATGACATTTTTTTGAAGCAATCCGTCACATTTAACTCATGTACATCCCGCCGTTTACCGGGATTGTAGCCCCGGTCACGTATGCCGCACCGTCCGAGGCAAGAAAAGCGACCACAGACGCGATTTCTTGAGCTTGCCCCAGGCGACCCAGCGGAATTTGGGTCAACAACGCTTCACGCTGCGCTTCTGGCAGTTCGCGGGTCATGTCGGTGTCGATAAAACCCGGGGCTACCGAGTTTACCGTAATCGAGCGCGAACCCACTTCACGGGCCAGTGCACGGCTGAAACCTTCCAGACCGGCCTTTGCCGCAGCATAGTTTACTTGGCCTGCGTTGCCCATGGCACCCACAACCGAGCCGATACTGATAATTCGCCCCCAACGCGCCTTGGTCATGCCACGCAGAACGCCCTTGGACAGCCGATACAGGCTGTTCAGGTTGGTGTCGATCACATCGAACCATTCGTCATCTTTCATGCGCATCATCAGGTTATCGCGGGTGATACCGGCATTATTGACCAGGATCGCCGGCGCGCCGAACTGCTCCTGGATGCTTGCCAACACCGCCGCGACGGATTCGTCGCTGGTGACATTCAGCTCAAGGCCGGTGCCTTGAATGTCATTTTCCTTGAGGGTCGCGGCGATGCGCTCAGCGCCCGAAGCGGACGTCGCGGTACCCACGACGATGGCGCCTTGACGACCCAGTTCCAGGGCAATGGCCTGGCCGATGCCACGGCTTGCACCGGTCACCAGTGCAACTTTACCTTGCAGACTCATGCAAGCTTCTCCTGTTCAGGCCTGCGCTGCACGGGTGGCAGCGAAAGCGTCTGGGGTATTGAGATTGGAAGTCGACACGCCTTCGGCGCAGCGTTTGTTCAGACCGGCCAGCACTTTACCAGGGCCGCACTCGACCAGCTCGGTCGCGCCCTTGGCCGCCAGGGCCTGCACCGATTCGACCCAGCGAACCGGCTTGTAGAGTTGTTCCAGCAAATCGCGCTTGAGGGTCTCGAGATCCGGCGCCACGTTGGCGCTGACGTTCTGTACCACGGGAATCTGCGGCGCCTGCCAATCGATGGCGGCGATGGATTCGGCAAAACGCTCGGCAGCCGGGCGCATCAGCTCGCAGTGTGACGGCACGCTGACCGGCAGCGGCATCGCCCGCTTGGCGCCACGGGCCTTGCAACCTTCGATGGCGCGCTCGACAGCCGCCTTGGCTCCGGCAATCACCACCTGGCCCGGCGAGTTGAAGTTCACCGCACTGACCACATCACCTTGCGCCGCTTCGGCACAGGCCGCCAGTACATCGGCATCGTCCAGGCCGAGGATCGCGGCCATCCCACCCTGCCCGGCCGGAACAGCCTCCTGCATCAACTGGCCACGACGCTCCACCAACTTCACCGCATCGCCCAGGCCCAGGCTGCCGGCCGCCACGAGGGCGCTGTACTCACCCAGGCTGTGCCCAGCGACGAACGCCGGACGCGCACCACCTTCGGCCAGCCAGAGGCGCCATAGCGCGATAGAGGCGGTCAGGATCGCCGGTTGGGTTTTATCGGTTTGATTGAGCTGCTCTTCCGGCCCTTGCTGGGTCAGTGCCCACAGGTCGTAGCCAAGTGCATCGGAAGCTTCTTTGAATGTTTCGAGGACCAACGGGTATTGCGCGCCCAGCTCGGCCAGCATGCCGAGGGACTGCGAGCCCTGTCCTGGAAAGACGAATGCGAGGGAAGCAGACATGAAAACAAAGCCCCTAATGATCTTGTCGTCAAAAATTGACGCCCCTGGGGGCGCTAGGAAACTGACAGTTGGATGGCGGGTTGAACCGACCGGTCACATTTAAGCATTGTCGGACGAAAACGCCTAAGTTAACAAATCTTCGAGGCGACCATGAAGGCGCTCGGGCAGGTTTTCCTGGATTTCGATCACCGCCCGGTTAATCGCGCTTTGAAAACCCAGCACGCCCGCCGAGCCGTGGCTCTTGATCACGATCCCCTGCAGCCCGAGGAAACTCGCACCGTTATGCCGCGCCGGGGCCAGGTCCGCCTGCAGTCGACGCATCAACGGCAGCGCCAGGGCACCGACCACTCGCGACGCCAGGTTTTGCTTGAACAGGGTCTCGATGCGCTGGCCAATCATGGTCGCCAGGCCCTCGCTGGACTTGAGCAGAATATTGCCGACGAAGCCATCACACACCACCACATCCGCCTCGCCGCGGTACACGCCATCGCCCTCGACAAAGCCGATGTAGTTGATACCACGCGCGCCCTGCAACAACGTCGCCGCCAGTTTGACCTGCTGGTTGCCCTTGATGTCTTCGGTGCCGATGTTCAGCAGCGCCACGCGAGGGCGCACGATGCCCAGGGTTTCAGCTGCCACCGAGCCCATCACCGCAAACTGCAGGAGGTGCTCGGCACTGCAATCGACGTTGGCGCCCAGGTCGAGCAACTGACAAAAACCCCGCTGGGTCGGAATCGCCGCGACCATCGCGGGTCGGTCGATCCCCGGCAATGTCTTGAGCACGTAGCGCGACAACGCCATCAACGCCCCCGTATTGCCCGCACTGACACATGCCTGGACTTTGCCGTCACGCAGTAGCTCGAGGGCCACCCGCATCGAAGCATCAGGCTTGCCGCGCAGGGCCTGGGCCGGCTTTTCGTCCATAGTGATGATTTCAGACGCAGGCGCAATGGTCAGGCGCGAGCGATCCATAGCCGATTGGCCGCTGAGCATGTCTTCAAGAAGGGAGGGTTGACCGACAAGGGTCAGGTGCAGCGAGGGCGTAGCATTCAGACAAGCAAGACTGGCCTGAACAATGCTGCGGGGACCGAAGTCCCCGCCCATTGCGTCAATCGCGATGACTTGAGCGGACAAGGATTACTCGTCAGCGCCCTTGTCGATCACTTTACGACCACGGTATACGCCTTCTGGCGATACGTGGTGACGCAGGTGAACTTCACCAGTGGTTTTTTCTACGGACAGGGTGCTAGCCTCGAGAGCGTCGTGCGAACGGCGCATGTCACGGGCAGAGCGGGATTTTTTGTTCTGCTGAACAGCCATAATTGATTAACTCCTAAACGTTTGGGTCACGCTTTAACTGCGCCAATACACTGAACGGGTTGGACCGCGTTACCTCGTCCTCGCTCGGTTCGGGCTCACCTGCTCCCGCCGGCTGCTGGCATTCTTCCGGATGATGAGCAGGCACAATGGGCAAGGCGAGCAGAAGCTCCTCCTCGATCAGTGACTGCAGATCCAATGGATCTTCGCCCAGTTCCAGCACGTCATAACCTTTCGGCAACGACTGGGTATTCGCACCCTCCTTCACCACGGCGTAACTGCATTCGCTGTGGATCGGCAGGGTGACCAGCTCAAGACAACGCTGGCAAACCATTTTGACTTCAGTGTCGATAAAGCTGTGGATTACCACAGATTTACGTTCATCTCGTTCAAAAACGAATTTGGCCTGGACCGTACCGACATCGTCGGAAAGCGGGTCGCAGAGTCTCTTCAAATCGGCCAGCAGCAGCTCACCTTGAAGGGTGGTGCCACGGTCAGCCAATTTGCGCGGGTCAACGTGAGGTGGAATCGGGTCATTCAACATAGGCGCAGCATTATAGGGATGCACCCGGCCATGTCAAAGGAAATTCAGCCCTGTCCGTCACTTGCGCGCCTCGCTAGAATTCGATCCTGTCTTTTGGAGATGCCCATGCTGCCTTTATTACTCGCCTCAAGCTCCGTCTATCGCCGGGAATTGCTCGCCCGCCTGAGGCTACCGTTCGTCTGCAGCTCCCCGGACATCGACGAAAGCCATCGGCCCGGCGAACCCGCCCTCGAACTGGTCAAGCGCCTGGCCCGGGAAAAAGCCCTGGCGCTGGCAGGCAACCACCCGGCACACCTGATCATCGGCTCGGATCAAGTGGCCGTGCTCGGCGAGCGCATCCTGGGCAAACCTCATACCTTCGAGAATGCCCGCGAACAACTGTTGGCCGCCAGCGGCGCCAGGGTCACTTTCCTGACGGGCCTGGCGCTGCTCAACAGCCACACCGGCACCTGCCAGGTCGACTGCATTCCGTTTACCGTGAACATGCGCGTACTGGATCCAGAGCGTATTGAACGCTACCTGCGGGCCGAGCAGCCCTACGACTGCGCTGGCAGCTTCAAGGCCGAAGGGCTTGGCGTCAGCCTGTTCCAGAGCACAGATGGCCCGGACGCAACCAGCCTGATTGGCCTGCCATTGATTCGCCTTGTGGATATGTTGCTGGTCGAGGGTGTGCAGATCCCCTGAAACATGGGCTTGCACACCTGCGCGGCGAGGGAGCTTGCTCCCGCCTGGTTGCGCAGCGACCGCAAAAAAGGGCTGCTGCGCAGCCCAGCGGGAGCAAGCTCCCTCGCCACGGGGGGCCGGTGCGATCTTTCAGATCAGCGCAACGCCGGCCCCTGGAACCCCATCCACATCGCCAGATGCTCAGCGATGCTGGCCCCCAGTTTTTTCGAGAAGCGGTCAATCGGCGACTCTTCGATGGTGAAATCCACCAACTCCTTCTCGCCAATCACATCACGAGCCACCGAACTGGCACTGCCCAAGCCGTCGATCAAGCCCAACGGCAACGCCTGCTCTCCCGACCAGACCAGGCCGGAAAACAGCTCCGGATGCTCCTTGTCTTTCAGCCGCTCACCCCTGCCCTTCTTGACGCTGGCAATGAACTGTTTGTGGGTAGTGTCGAGTACGCCCTGCCAGAACAGCGTTTCCTCAGGCTTTTGCGGCTGAAACGGATCGAGGAAGGATTTGTGTTCGCCAGCGGTGTAGACCCTGCGCTCCACTCCGAGCTTGCCCAGCGTCTCGACAAAACCATACCCCGCAGCGGTCACACCAATGGAACCGACCAGACTCGCCTTATCGGCATAGATCTGGTCCGCCGCACTGGCAATGTAATACGCACCAGAGGCGCCGAGATCGGAAATGACCGCATAGAGCTTGATATCCGGATGCGCCGCACGCAAACGCACGATTTCGTCATAAACGTAACCCGCCTGCACCGGACTACCGCCCGGACTGTTGATGCGCAGCACGACCCCTTTGACCTTCGAATCTTCGAACGCAGCCCGCAGGCTACCGATGATGTTGTCTGCGCTGGCGGTTTCCTTGTCGGCAATCATGCCCTCGATGTCGATGACCGCCGTATAGGCCGAACCACCCCCAGGAACCTTTTTCATATCCACTGCCTGGAAGATCAACGCCAGGCCGACAAACAGATAGATGAAAACCAGGGACTTGAAGAAGATCCCCCAGCGACGCGCACGACGCTGTTCTTCCACCCCGGCAAGCAGGGTCTTTTCCAGCAATTTCCAGCTTTTATCATCACCGTTGTCAGCGCTCGCTTTGGCCGGTGCCTTCCATTCATCGGTCATACATGCATCCTCAACAGATTTTAATCGGTACGCCGGCTCAGCCAGGCGTGCAATTCAGGAAAATGGTCAATCGCCAGTCGTGGTTCGAATGCCCGCAGCGCCTCGATGGACTGCGCGCCATAGCTGACAGCGACAGACCCCATACCGGCGTTGCGGGCCATTTGCAGATCAAATGAGGA
This genomic window contains:
- the fabF gene encoding beta-ketoacyl-ACP synthase II, producing MSRRRVVVTGMGMLSPLGTDVPSSWQGILAGRSGIGLIEHTDLSAYSTRFGGSVKGFNVEEYLSVKEARKLDLFIQYGLAAGFQAVRNAGLEVTDANRERIGVAMGSGIGGLTNIEETSRTLHESGPRRISPFFVPGSIINMISGFLSIHLGAQGPNYAIATACTTGTHCIGMAARNIMYDEADVMIAGGAEMAACGLGMGGFGASRALSTRNDEPARASRPWDKGRDGFVLSDGAGALVLEELEHAKARGATIYAELIGFGTSGDAYHMTSPPADGAGAARCIANALRDAKINGEQVQYINAHGTSTPAGDLAEAQAIKTVFGEHAYKLAVSSTKSMTGHLLGAAGAVEAIFSVLAINSQVAPPTINLDEPDEGCDLDFVPHTARGMDIDVVLSNSFGFGGTNGSLVFRRFAG
- the acpP gene encoding acyl carrier protein, producing the protein MSTIEERVKKIVAEQLGVKEEEVVNTASFVEDLGADSLDTVELVMALEEEFETEIPDEEAEKITTVQAAIDYVTNHQA
- the fabG gene encoding 3-oxoacyl-ACP reductase FabG — translated: MSLQGKVALVTGASRGIGQAIALELGRQGAIVVGTATSASGAERIAATLKENDIQGTGLELNVTSDESVAAVLASIQEQFGAPAILVNNAGITRDNLMMRMKDDEWFDVIDTNLNSLYRLSKGVLRGMTKARWGRIISIGSVVGAMGNAGQVNYAAAKAGLEGFSRALAREVGSRSITVNSVAPGFIDTDMTRELPEAQREALLTQIPLGRLGQAQEIASVVAFLASDGAAYVTGATIPVNGGMYMS
- the fabD gene encoding ACP S-malonyltransferase, with the protein product MSASLAFVFPGQGSQSLGMLAELGAQYPLVLETFKEASDALGYDLWALTQQGPEEQLNQTDKTQPAILTASIALWRLWLAEGGARPAFVAGHSLGEYSALVAAGSLGLGDAVKLVERRGQLMQEAVPAGQGGMAAILGLDDADVLAACAEAAQGDVVSAVNFNSPGQVVIAGAKAAVERAIEGCKARGAKRAMPLPVSVPSHCELMRPAAERFAESIAAIDWQAPQIPVVQNVSANVAPDLETLKRDLLEQLYKPVRWVESVQALAAKGATELVECGPGKVLAGLNKRCAEGVSTSNLNTPDAFAATRAAQA
- the plsX gene encoding phosphate acyltransferase PlsX, with amino-acid sequence MGGDFGPRSIVQASLACLNATPSLHLTLVGQPSLLEDMLSGQSAMDRSRLTIAPASEIITMDEKPAQALRGKPDASMRVALELLRDGKVQACVSAGNTGALMALSRYVLKTLPGIDRPAMVAAIPTQRGFCQLLDLGANVDCSAEHLLQFAVMGSVAAETLGIVRPRVALLNIGTEDIKGNQQVKLAATLLQGARGINYIGFVEGDGVYRGEADVVVCDGFVGNILLKSSEGLATMIGQRIETLFKQNLASRVVGALALPLMRRLQADLAPARHNGASFLGLQGIVIKSHGSAGVLGFQSAINRAVIEIQENLPERLHGRLEDLLT
- the rpmF gene encoding 50S ribosomal protein L32 translates to MAVQQNKKSRSARDMRRSHDALEASTLSVEKTTGEVHLRHHVSPEGVYRGRKVIDKGADE
- a CDS encoding YceD family protein translates to MLNDPIPPHVDPRKLADRGTTLQGELLLADLKRLCDPLSDDVGTVQAKFVFERDERKSVVIHSFIDTEVKMVCQRCLELVTLPIHSECSYAVVKEGANTQSLPKGYDVLELGEDPLDLQSLIEEELLLALPIVPAHHPEECQQPAGAGEPEPSEDEVTRSNPFSVLAQLKRDPNV
- a CDS encoding nucleoside triphosphate pyrophosphatase, whose product is MLPLLLASSSVYRRELLARLRLPFVCSSPDIDESHRPGEPALELVKRLAREKALALAGNHPAHLIIGSDQVAVLGERILGKPHTFENAREQLLAASGARVTFLTGLALLNSHTGTCQVDCIPFTVNMRVLDPERIERYLRAEQPYDCAGSFKAEGLGVSLFQSTDGPDATSLIGLPLIRLVDMLLVEGVQIP
- a CDS encoding S49 family peptidase — protein: MTDEWKAPAKASADNGDDKSWKLLEKTLLAGVEEQRRARRWGIFFKSLVFIYLFVGLALIFQAVDMKKVPGGGSAYTAVIDIEGMIADKETASADNIIGSLRAAFEDSKVKGVVLRINSPGGSPVQAGYVYDEIVRLRAAHPDIKLYAVISDLGASGAYYIASAADQIYADKASLVGSIGVTAAGYGFVETLGKLGVERRVYTAGEHKSFLDPFQPQKPEETLFWQGVLDTTHKQFIASVKKGRGERLKDKEHPELFSGLVWSGEQALPLGLIDGLGSASSVARDVIGEKELVDFTIEESPIDRFSKKLGASIAEHLAMWMGFQGPALR